One window from the genome of Thermoleophilaceae bacterium encodes:
- the lepB gene encoding signal peptidase I — translation MSVARGKEKKKQGSLIELVSIVAIALLLALGIQAFLVKPFRIPSESMVPTLTVGQRVLVDRVSFRFTDPERGDVVVFKPPAGANDNTCGTDQGPLQPCPRPTDERADTNFIKRVVGLPGDRLSVEGGRVVINGERLDESYIRPDASCGICNLTDEITIPEDHYFMMGDNRGESADSREWGPVPKEWIIGQAFFTYWPPNRIGFL, via the coding sequence ATGTCGGTGGCTCGCGGCAAGGAGAAGAAGAAGCAGGGATCGCTGATCGAGCTGGTCTCGATCGTCGCGATCGCGCTGCTGCTCGCGCTCGGCATCCAGGCCTTCCTCGTCAAGCCGTTCCGCATCCCGAGCGAGTCGATGGTCCCCACGCTCACGGTGGGCCAGCGCGTGCTCGTCGACCGGGTGAGCTTCCGCTTCACCGATCCCGAGCGCGGCGACGTCGTCGTCTTCAAGCCGCCCGCCGGGGCCAACGACAACACCTGCGGGACGGACCAGGGCCCGCTCCAGCCGTGTCCGCGCCCGACCGACGAGCGCGCCGACACGAACTTCATCAAGCGCGTGGTGGGGCTGCCCGGCGACCGCCTCAGCGTGGAGGGCGGCCGTGTCGTGATCAACGGCGAGCGGCTCGACGAGTCCTACATCCGCCCTGACGCGAGTTGCGGGATCTGCAACCTCACCGACGAGATCACGATCCCGGAGGACCACTACTTCATGATGGGCGACAACCGTGGCGAGAGCGCGGACAGCCGCGAGTGGGGACCGGTGCCCAAGGAATGGATCATCGGCCAGGCGTTCTTCACGTACTGGCCGCCCAACCGCATCGGCTTCCTGTAG
- the lepB gene encoding signal peptidase I has protein sequence MVAIALVLALGIQAFLVKPFRIPSESMVPALTVGQRILADRVSFRFTDPERGDIVVFKPPAGADNATCGADHGRRQPCPRPTEDRSEMNFVKRVVALPGDRVGVRDGRAVVNGRPLDEPYVRADAECGICDLPTEITVPEDHYFMMGDNRGASEDSRVWGPVPEEWIIGQAIFTYWPPKRVGFP, from the coding sequence ATGGTCGCGATCGCGCTGGTGCTCGCGCTCGGGATCCAGGCCTTCCTCGTCAAGCCGTTTCGCATCCCGAGCGAGTCCATGGTGCCTGCGCTCACGGTCGGCCAGCGGATCCTCGCCGACCGCGTGAGCTTCCGCTTCACCGATCCCGAGCGCGGCGACATCGTGGTGTTCAAGCCGCCCGCCGGGGCGGACAACGCCACCTGCGGGGCTGACCACGGCCGCCGGCAGCCGTGTCCGCGGCCGACGGAGGACCGCTCGGAGATGAACTTCGTCAAGCGGGTGGTGGCGCTGCCGGGCGACCGGGTGGGCGTGAGGGACGGCCGGGCGGTGGTGAACGGCCGTCCGCTCGATGAGCCCTACGTCAGGGCGGACGCCGAGTGCGGGATCTGCGACCTCCCCACCGAGATCACGGTCCCGGAGGACCACTACTTCATGATGGGCGACAACCGCGGCGCCAGTGAGGACAGCCGGGTATGGGGACCGGTGCCCGAGGAGTGGATCATCGGCCAGGCGATCTTCACGTACTGGCCGCCCAAGCGCGTCGGCTTCCCCTGA
- a CDS encoding ribonuclease HII: MGSSPDATAERSPRRRPARAAGRRLFAFDRDLGHRFVAGADEAGRGCLAGPLVAAAVLFDLERLTLADRRALARLNDSKQHTLEGREELYPLVIRAAARVAVVSRCVRGIDDRGLHVTNLAALRAALLRVGHPGGICLIDGFGVPEFGMEQRAVVGGDSRSAAIAAASVIAKVTRDRHMSRAHERHPGWDFATNVGYSTPEHRAAIAANGVSPLHRMSFASIAYQQLALEG, encoded by the coding sequence GTGGGGAGCTCGCCGGACGCAACAGCCGAGAGGAGCCCGAGGCGCCGTCCGGCCCGCGCGGCGGGCCGCCGGCTCTTCGCCTTCGACCGTGACCTGGGCCATCGCTTCGTGGCGGGCGCCGACGAGGCCGGCCGGGGTTGCCTCGCGGGCCCGCTCGTCGCGGCCGCGGTGCTCTTCGACCTGGAGCGCCTGACGCTCGCCGACCGGCGGGCGCTCGCGCGGCTGAACGACTCCAAGCAGCACACTCTCGAAGGCCGCGAGGAGCTGTACCCGCTCGTCATCCGCGCCGCCGCCCGCGTGGCGGTGGTGTCGCGCTGCGTGCGCGGCATAGACGACCGCGGCCTGCACGTCACGAATCTCGCCGCCCTGCGGGCCGCGCTGCTGCGGGTGGGACATCCCGGCGGGATCTGCCTCATCGACGGCTTCGGCGTCCCGGAGTTCGGGATGGAGCAGCGCGCGGTGGTGGGTGGCGACTCCCGCAGCGCCGCCATCGCTGCCGCATCCGTGATCGCGAAGGTCACGCGCGACCGCCACATGTCGCGCGCGCACGAGCGCCATCCCGGCTGGGACTTCGCCACGAACGTGGGCTACTCCACGCCCGAGCACCGCGCGGCGATCGCGGCCAACGGCGTCTCGCCGCTGCACCGGATGTCGTTCGCCTCGATCGCCTACCAGCAGCTCGCGCTCGAGGGCTGA
- a CDS encoding YraN family protein, which produces MSTDTRRALGAHGEIAAVRHLEAAGYRIVELNYRTRHGEIDVIAADAGHLVFCEVKARVAGGRRGPASPLEAIGPDKRRRLRHMASEWLIERAADPARPRRNEIRFDAIGVLVTPRGELLRLEHVEGAF; this is translated from the coding sequence ATGTCCACCGACACGCGACGCGCACTCGGCGCCCACGGAGAGATCGCCGCCGTCCGCCACCTCGAGGCGGCCGGCTACCGGATCGTGGAGCTCAACTACCGCACCCGGCACGGCGAGATCGACGTGATCGCGGCGGATGCCGGCCACCTGGTCTTCTGCGAGGTCAAGGCCCGCGTGGCGGGCGGGCGCCGCGGCCCGGCGTCGCCGCTCGAGGCGATAGGGCCGGACAAGCGCCGCCGGCTGCGCCACATGGCGAGCGAGTGGCTGATCGAGCGCGCGGCCGACCCCGCCCGGCCGCGCCGGAACGAGATCCGCTTCGACGCGATCGGCGTGCTCGTGACCCCGCGCGGGGAGCTGCTCCGGCTCGAGCACGTCGAGGGGGCGTTCTGA
- a CDS encoding YifB family Mg chelatase-like AAA ATPase: protein MLATAATFTIEGVRSREILVEVDLRQGLPAFTVVGLADTAVREARERVRAATLNSGLEFPLKRVTANLAPAYLRKTGATFDLALAVALLSASGQLPDGALEGCAICGELSLSGDIRSMGGAIAMAFGARERGYRRLVVPEHNAPEAALVDGIEVFGVPSLGRLVELLTGSWTPSPVRPARRHRTRPPGSGLDLADVRGQDDAKRALEIAAAGGHSLLMIGPPGAGKTMLARRLPGILPPPTFDETVEITNVHSIAGLGGRRLACERPFRAPHHTISAPGLVGGGNRPAPGEITLAHRGVLFLDELAEFSRAALEALRQPLEDGRVVVTRAQRTIDFPAAVMLVGASNPCPCGRAGGECSCGAAEHARYLRRLSGPLVDRIDLVCELAPTSPRALVDEPSEEPSATVRARVLAARERQGRRLAGAGVQANGAMDGPLTRRHVRLGPDAVTRMLEGHLQLGLSGRGHDRVLRLARTIADLAGREHVEARDIDEALGFRMPPALSEAA from the coding sequence ATGCTCGCCACCGCAGCCACCTTCACCATCGAGGGCGTCCGCAGCCGGGAGATCCTCGTCGAGGTGGACCTCCGCCAGGGCCTGCCCGCCTTCACCGTCGTCGGGCTCGCCGACACCGCGGTGCGCGAGGCGCGCGAGCGGGTTCGCGCCGCGACGCTCAACTCCGGCCTCGAGTTCCCGCTCAAGCGCGTCACCGCCAACCTCGCGCCCGCGTACCTGCGCAAGACGGGCGCCACGTTCGACCTCGCGCTCGCCGTCGCGCTGCTGTCGGCCAGCGGCCAGCTGCCCGACGGCGCGCTCGAGGGGTGCGCGATCTGCGGCGAGCTCTCACTCAGCGGCGACATCCGCTCGATGGGCGGGGCGATCGCCATGGCGTTCGGTGCGCGCGAGCGCGGCTACCGGCGCCTCGTCGTGCCCGAGCACAACGCGCCCGAGGCCGCACTCGTCGACGGCATCGAGGTCTTCGGGGTGCCGTCGCTCGGGCGTCTCGTGGAGCTTCTCACCGGCAGTTGGACGCCGAGCCCGGTCCGTCCCGCCCGCCGTCACCGGACCCGGCCGCCCGGCTCCGGGCTCGACCTCGCGGACGTGCGCGGGCAGGACGACGCAAAGCGCGCGCTGGAGATCGCGGCGGCGGGCGGTCACAGCCTGCTGATGATCGGACCGCCCGGGGCGGGCAAGACGATGCTCGCGCGCCGGCTTCCGGGCATCCTCCCGCCGCCCACGTTCGACGAGACGGTGGAGATCACCAACGTCCACAGCATCGCCGGACTGGGAGGACGCCGGCTCGCGTGCGAGCGCCCGTTCCGGGCGCCCCATCACACCATCTCCGCGCCCGGCCTCGTGGGCGGCGGAAACAGGCCGGCGCCGGGCGAGATCACCCTCGCGCACCGCGGGGTCCTGTTCCTGGACGAGCTCGCGGAGTTCTCGCGCGCCGCGCTGGAGGCGCTGCGTCAGCCGCTCGAGGACGGCCGCGTGGTGGTCACCCGCGCCCAGCGGACGATCGACTTTCCGGCCGCGGTGATGCTCGTCGGGGCCTCCAACCCGTGCCCATGCGGACGCGCGGGCGGCGAGTGCTCGTGCGGCGCCGCGGAACACGCGCGCTACCTGCGCCGGCTCAGCGGCCCGCTCGTCGATCGCATCGACCTGGTCTGTGAGCTCGCCCCGACATCGCCGCGCGCGCTGGTGGACGAGCCGAGCGAGGAGCCGTCCGCAACAGTCCGCGCGCGCGTGCTCGCCGCCCGTGAGCGGCAGGGCCGGCGGCTGGCAGGCGCCGGGGTGCAGGCCAACGGCGCCATGGACGGCCCGCTCACGCGGCGGCACGTGCGGCTGGGGCCGGACGCCGTCACGCGGATGCTCGAGGGCCATCTCCAACTCGGCCTGAGCGGCCGCGGGCACGATCGTGTGCTCCGGCTGGCGCGCACGATCGCCGATCTCGCGGGCCGTGAGCACGTGGAGGCCCGTGACATCGACGAGGCGCTCGGGTTCCGCATGCCGCCGGCGCTCAGCGAGGCGGCATGA
- a CDS encoding DNA-processing protein DprA: MTPACDECLRRGHLVGLLAPRVGALLGDRSRPPAGLLALADEDLVTAVCGAGARGDEARLFLASFDPGRARSALVAEGVEAACPHGEDYPQALLDLDDPPAALFVVGGLDRLRMLAGNRAVTVVGARKASAYGLEMGRGLGRGLAAAGLTVVSGLALGIDAAAHRGACAAPRGGAVAVIARGPERCYPTRNRELYRQVLERGCVVSELPPGTPVFRWAFPARNRIMAALAELTIVVEAADPSGSLITADFAGQLHRRVAAVPGRATTRVAAGSNGLLRDGADLVLDARGVLDILFGVGGGPEPAAAKPVALEDPALRRVLEAVERADAPPELSALTGLSASDVRAALGRLELLGLIVRAGAGRYTRAVV, translated from the coding sequence ATGACCCCGGCCTGCGACGAGTGCCTGCGCCGCGGCCATCTCGTGGGCCTGCTCGCGCCGCGTGTCGGCGCCCTGCTCGGCGACCGCAGCCGGCCGCCCGCCGGCCTGCTCGCGCTCGCGGATGAGGACCTCGTCACGGCGGTCTGCGGCGCCGGTGCCCGGGGTGACGAGGCGCGCCTCTTCCTCGCCTCCTTCGATCCGGGGCGGGCCCGGTCGGCCTTGGTCGCCGAGGGGGTGGAAGCGGCCTGCCCGCACGGCGAGGACTACCCGCAGGCGCTGCTCGACCTCGACGACCCGCCCGCGGCGCTGTTCGTGGTCGGAGGCCTCGACCGGCTCCGCATGCTCGCGGGAAACCGCGCCGTCACGGTGGTCGGGGCCCGCAAGGCCTCGGCCTACGGCCTCGAGATGGGCCGTGGCCTCGGGCGCGGTCTGGCCGCCGCCGGGTTGACGGTGGTCAGCGGACTGGCCCTGGGGATCGACGCCGCCGCGCACCGGGGGGCCTGTGCCGCGCCCCGAGGGGGCGCGGTCGCCGTGATCGCCCGCGGACCGGAGCGCTGCTACCCGACCCGCAACCGCGAGCTCTACAGGCAGGTCCTCGAGCGCGGCTGCGTGGTCTCCGAGCTGCCGCCCGGGACGCCCGTGTTTCGCTGGGCATTCCCCGCGCGCAACCGCATCATGGCGGCGCTCGCGGAGCTGACGATCGTCGTCGAGGCTGCCGACCCGTCGGGATCGCTCATCACCGCGGACTTCGCCGGCCAGCTCCACCGCAGGGTCGCCGCCGTGCCGGGCCGGGCGACGACCCGGGTGGCCGCCGGAAGCAACGGGTTGCTGCGCGACGGTGCCGACCTCGTGCTCGACGCGCGCGGCGTGCTCGACATCCTCTTCGGGGTGGGAGGCGGCCCGGAGCCGGCCGCAGCCAAGCCGGTGGCGCTCGAGGATCCGGCGCTGCGGCGGGTGCTCGAGGCGGTCGAGCGCGCCGACGCGCCTCCCGAGCTGTCCGCTCTCACCGGCCTGTCCGCGTCCGACGTCCGCGCCGCGCTCGGTCGCCTCGAGCTGCTGGGATTGATCGTGCGCGCCGGCGCCGGCCGCTACACGAGGGCCGTGGTGTGA
- the thiD gene encoding bifunctional hydroxymethylpyrimidine kinase/phosphomethylpyrimidine kinase, with protein MPRGPRTPPAVLSIAGSDSGGGAGIQADLKAFASCGVHGMTAVTAITVQNTVGVTGVYPLPPRAIVEQVAAVVEDIGVDAVKVGMLGTVETIDAVAEALGLTGPAPVVLDPVMVAESGSRLLDADAVDALIERIVPRAAVVTPNLPEARVLAGAGEDAEPEELARAIHALGPAAVVVTGGHRTEAVDVFFDGERLEELAGERHPGGAAHGSGCTHSSALAAQLALGRDPLEAARIAKRVASEAVRHGLAGIGRGAGPVDVFGLAPDA; from the coding sequence ATGCCGCGAGGCCCCCGGACACCACCGGCCGTGCTCTCCATCGCCGGGTCGGATTCCGGCGGCGGCGCGGGGATCCAGGCGGATCTCAAGGCCTTCGCGTCCTGCGGCGTGCACGGCATGACGGCCGTCACGGCGATCACCGTGCAGAACACGGTGGGCGTGACCGGCGTCTACCCCCTGCCGCCGCGGGCCATCGTCGAGCAGGTCGCGGCCGTGGTGGAGGACATCGGGGTGGACGCCGTCAAGGTCGGGATGCTGGGGACGGTCGAGACCATCGACGCGGTGGCGGAGGCGCTCGGCCTCACGGGACCCGCGCCGGTCGTGCTGGATCCGGTGATGGTGGCGGAGAGCGGCTCGCGGCTTCTGGACGCGGACGCAGTGGACGCGCTGATCGAGCGCATCGTGCCGCGGGCGGCCGTGGTCACCCCCAACCTGCCCGAGGCGCGGGTGCTGGCCGGGGCGGGGGAGGACGCCGAGCCCGAGGAGCTCGCGCGCGCGATCCACGCGCTCGGGCCGGCCGCGGTGGTGGTCACGGGCGGCCACCGGACCGAGGCTGTCGACGTCTTCTTCGACGGCGAGCGCCTCGAGGAGCTCGCCGGAGAGCGCCATCCGGGCGGCGCGGCGCACGGCTCGGGCTGCACCCACTCGTCCGCCCTGGCTGCCCAGCTCGCCCTCGGCCGCGACCCGCTCGAGGCGGCGCGGATCGCCAAGCGGGTCGCATCGGAGGCCGTCCGGCACGGCCTCGCAGGGATCGGGCGCGGTGCGGGGCCCGTCGACGTCTTCGGGCTCGCCCCGGACGCCTGA
- the ilvD gene encoding dihydroxy-acid dehydratase translates to MSHTQTDLRAHSRVILDGPDRAPARAYLKGIGFDEEALARPIVGIANTWTETMPCNFHLRRLAERVKDGVRAAGATPMEYNTIAISDGITMGTEGMRASLISREVIADSVELVARGHMFDAVIALSGCDKTIPGTVMGLARLDLPSLMLYGGSIPPGRFRGRDVTIQDVFEAVGAHAAGDMSDDDLHELEGVASPGAGACGGQFTANTMATAFEVLGISPMGSSMVPAQDGRKGQVAEDCGRMIMDLIENDLRTSRIITRESLENAIACVAATGGSTNGVLHLLAVAHEAGVPLTIDDFDEIAWKTPLLADLKPGGRFVATDLYRAGGVRLVAKRLLDAGLLNDEAITVTGRTIGEEARDAEEAEGQEVVRPLGNPLKPNGGFAILRGNLSPGGCVVKLSGHGRMEHRGPARVFDSEEEAFAAVKARAIQEGEVVVIRNEGPAGGPGMREMLAVTAALQGEGMGDSVALLTDGRFSGATHGFMAAHVCPEARAGGPIAVVQDGDVIVLDVPSRELRVELDDAEIAARLADYTPPAPKYANGVLGKYAKLVGSASEGAVTG, encoded by the coding sequence GTGAGCCACACACAGACGGATCTGCGCGCGCACAGCCGCGTGATCCTCGACGGTCCCGACCGGGCGCCCGCCCGGGCATATCTGAAGGGCATCGGCTTCGACGAGGAGGCGTTGGCGCGCCCGATCGTCGGCATCGCCAACACGTGGACGGAGACGATGCCGTGCAACTTCCACCTGCGCCGTCTCGCCGAGCGGGTCAAGGACGGCGTTCGCGCGGCCGGGGCCACGCCCATGGAGTACAACACCATCGCGATCTCGGACGGGATCACGATGGGCACCGAGGGCATGCGCGCGTCGCTGATCTCGCGGGAGGTCATCGCCGATTCGGTCGAGCTCGTCGCGCGCGGGCACATGTTCGACGCCGTCATCGCGCTGTCGGGCTGCGACAAGACCATCCCCGGCACGGTCATGGGGCTCGCCCGCCTCGATCTGCCGTCGCTGATGCTCTACGGCGGTTCCATCCCTCCCGGCCGCTTCCGCGGCCGGGACGTCACGATCCAGGACGTGTTCGAGGCCGTCGGGGCCCACGCGGCGGGCGACATGAGCGACGACGACCTCCACGAGCTCGAGGGCGTGGCTTCTCCCGGCGCCGGCGCCTGCGGCGGCCAGTTCACGGCCAACACCATGGCCACCGCGTTCGAGGTGCTGGGGATCTCGCCCATGGGCAGCTCGATGGTGCCCGCGCAGGACGGCCGCAAGGGCCAGGTCGCCGAGGACTGCGGGCGCATGATCATGGACCTGATCGAGAACGACCTGCGCACGAGCCGGATCATCACCCGCGAGTCGCTCGAGAACGCGATCGCGTGCGTGGCTGCCACGGGCGGCTCCACCAACGGCGTACTGCACCTGCTCGCGGTGGCTCACGAGGCGGGCGTGCCGCTCACCATCGACGACTTCGACGAGATCGCGTGGAAGACGCCGCTGCTCGCCGATCTCAAGCCCGGCGGGCGCTTCGTGGCCACCGATCTCTACCGGGCGGGAGGCGTGCGGCTCGTGGCCAAGCGGCTGCTGGACGCCGGGCTCTTGAACGACGAGGCGATCACGGTCACCGGCCGCACCATCGGCGAGGAGGCCCGCGACGCCGAGGAGGCCGAGGGCCAGGAGGTCGTCCGGCCGCTCGGCAACCCGCTCAAGCCCAACGGCGGCTTCGCCATCCTGCGCGGCAACCTCTCGCCCGGTGGCTGCGTGGTCAAGCTCTCCGGACACGGCCGGATGGAGCACCGCGGGCCCGCGCGCGTGTTCGACTCCGAGGAGGAGGCGTTCGCGGCGGTCAAGGCACGCGCCATCCAGGAGGGCGAGGTCGTCGTCATCCGCAACGAGGGTCCAGCCGGGGGACCGGGCATGCGCGAGATGCTGGCCGTCACGGCCGCGCTCCAGGGCGAGGGGATGGGCGACTCGGTGGCGCTGCTCACCGACGGGCGCTTCTCGGGCGCCACGCACGGCTTCATGGCGGCCCACGTCTGTCCCGAGGCGCGGGCCGGCGGGCCCATCGCGGTGGTGCAGGACGGCGACGTCATCGTGCTCGACGTGCCCAGCCGCGAGCTGCGGGTCGAGCTGGACGACGCCGAGATCGCGGCGCGGCTGGCCGATTACACGCCACCGGCGCCGAAGTACGCGAACGGCGTGCTCGGCAAGTACGCGAAGCTCGTGGGCTCGGCCTCCGAGGGCGCGGTGACAGGCTAG
- a CDS encoding alpha/beta fold hydrolase, which produces MATSLPKARPARRRAAGGAGDEYGATAAPDWRETDWRAHLRTAEIAGRSVNYVDVDVGEAREGTVVFIHGLSGSWQNWLENIPRFALHRRVVALDLPGFGESQMPADGISIAGYARCVDELCEQLGLGSVAVVGNSMGGFVGAEVAIGFPQRVERLCLVSAAGISIVDLRREPLLAVGRILAAGGTMTAAQQRSVLRRPGLTHLTFAFVFRHPTRLDRDLLLEQMQGTGKPGFLGALDALTSYDFRDRLPEIGCPSLIVWGDGDMLVPVKDAGEFERLIPDARKTIFEDTGHCAMLERPEAFNACLADFLAEKGSAAEHDESPAAA; this is translated from the coding sequence ATGGCGACGTCGCTCCCCAAGGCCCGCCCCGCCCGCCGCCGCGCCGCCGGGGGAGCCGGTGACGAATATGGGGCCACCGCGGCACCCGACTGGCGCGAAACGGACTGGCGGGCGCACCTGCGCACCGCGGAGATCGCCGGCCGCTCCGTGAACTACGTGGACGTGGACGTGGGCGAGGCCCGCGAGGGCACCGTCGTCTTCATCCACGGCCTCAGCGGCTCGTGGCAGAACTGGCTCGAGAACATCCCGCGCTTCGCGCTCCACCGCCGCGTGGTCGCGCTCGACCTGCCGGGCTTCGGCGAGTCTCAGATGCCGGCGGACGGCATCTCGATCGCCGGCTACGCCCGCTGCGTGGACGAGCTCTGCGAGCAGCTCGGCCTCGGCAGCGTCGCAGTGGTGGGCAACTCGATGGGCGGCTTCGTGGGCGCCGAGGTCGCGATCGGCTTCCCACAGCGCGTGGAGCGTCTGTGCCTCGTCTCCGCGGCGGGCATCTCGATCGTCGACCTGCGCCGCGAGCCGCTGCTGGCCGTGGGCCGCATCCTCGCCGCCGGCGGCACCATGACGGCGGCGCAGCAGCGCTCGGTGCTCCGGCGCCCGGGGCTCACGCACCTCACCTTCGCGTTCGTCTTCCGCCACCCCACGCGCCTCGATCGCGACCTGCTGCTCGAGCAGATGCAGGGCACCGGCAAGCCGGGCTTCCTCGGGGCGCTGGACGCGCTCACGAGCTACGACTTCCGCGACCGCCTGCCCGAGATCGGGTGCCCTTCGCTCATCGTCTGGGGCGACGGCGACATGCTCGTGCCCGTGAAGGACGCCGGCGAGTTCGAGCGCCTGATCCCCGACGCCCGCAAGACGATCTTCGAGGACACCGGCCACTGCGCCATGCTGGAGCGGCCGGAGGCCTTCAACGCCTGCCTGGCCGACTTCCTCGCCGAGAAGGGCAGCGCCGCAGAGCACGACGAGAGCCCGGCCGCCGCCTAG
- a CDS encoding 5-formyltetrahydrofolate cyclo-ligase has protein sequence MRSKAEVRQDVWQTMERDGVARFPGAGGRIPNFAGAKGAAERLARHPDWVRAQTMKVNPDSPQTHARRLALAQGKVLVMAVPRLRDQHPFRLLDPRSLRGEALAEAATIKGALKHGRVIDLDEVPPLDFVLTGSVAVNLKGARVGKGGGYSDLEFALLGEAGRIDRATVIATTVHPVQILRENLLVTDHDIPVDLVATPRAVIEVDGAFPRPRGILWHHLQPPQIREIPVLERMGYAG, from the coding sequence ATGCGCTCCAAGGCCGAGGTGCGCCAAGACGTCTGGCAGACGATGGAGCGGGACGGGGTCGCCCGCTTCCCCGGCGCCGGCGGGCGTATCCCGAACTTCGCCGGCGCCAAGGGCGCGGCCGAGCGGCTCGCCCGCCATCCCGACTGGGTGCGCGCGCAGACGATGAAGGTCAACCCCGACTCGCCGCAGACCCACGCTCGCCGGCTCGCCCTCGCCCAGGGCAAGGTGCTCGTGATGGCCGTGCCGCGCCTGCGCGACCAGCATCCTTTCCGCCTGTTGGACCCGCGCTCACTGCGCGGAGAGGCGCTGGCCGAGGCCGCCACGATCAAGGGGGCGCTCAAGCACGGCCGGGTGATCGACCTCGACGAGGTGCCCCCGCTCGACTTCGTGCTCACGGGCTCGGTGGCGGTGAACCTCAAGGGGGCGCGGGTGGGCAAGGGCGGCGGCTACTCCGACCTCGAGTTCGCGCTGCTCGGCGAGGCGGGGCGGATCGACCGCGCCACCGTGATCGCGACGACCGTGCACCCGGTGCAGATCCTGCGCGAGAACCTGCTGGTCACCGACCACGACATTCCCGTGGACCTGGTGGCCACGCCGCGGGCCGTAATCGAGGTGGACGGCGCTTTTCCGCGCCCGCGCGGCATCCTCTGGCACCACCTGCAGCCGCCCCAGATCCGGGAGATCCCGGTGCTGGAGCGGATGGGCTACGCCGGCTGA
- a CDS encoding lysophospholipid acyltransferase family protein, with the protein MPNGRTSLRPQDQPAAAFEPDAANLPAPRELQRHLPGVEPERRLNDWGRSERVENAMDKALYDFFYRYWFRCEVEGVENIPAAGGALLVSNHSGALPPDAAMIGKAIKEEHPHGRPLNITVEHFFKGFPGFSMLIPKIGCVAAHPANVHRLLADEEQLVLVFPEGRKGTEKLYKDRYRLRRFGRGGFVEAAMRAGVPIVPVCVMGAEEAAPVFAQFGLLKRLTGLLYVPLTPTFPHFGPLGMLGYLPAKFKIRFLEPIHFEGDRPYEDKSRVQTAAHEVRARIQENLFEMVSRRSSVWFG; encoded by the coding sequence ATGCCAAACGGACGCACCAGCCTCCGGCCCCAGGATCAGCCCGCGGCCGCCTTCGAGCCCGACGCGGCCAACCTGCCCGCCCCGCGCGAGCTGCAGCGCCACCTCCCCGGAGTCGAGCCCGAGCGGCGGCTGAACGACTGGGGGCGCTCCGAGCGTGTCGAGAACGCCATGGACAAGGCGCTGTACGACTTCTTCTACCGCTACTGGTTCCGCTGCGAGGTGGAGGGCGTCGAGAACATCCCGGCCGCGGGCGGCGCGCTGCTGGTGTCCAACCACTCCGGCGCCCTCCCGCCCGACGCCGCGATGATCGGGAAGGCCATCAAGGAGGAGCATCCGCATGGCCGCCCGCTGAACATCACCGTCGAGCACTTCTTCAAGGGCTTCCCGGGCTTCTCGATGCTCATACCGAAGATCGGCTGCGTGGCGGCCCACCCGGCCAACGTGCACCGGCTGCTCGCCGACGAGGAGCAGCTCGTGCTCGTGTTCCCCGAGGGGCGCAAGGGCACGGAGAAGCTCTACAAGGACCGCTACCGGCTGCGGCGCTTCGGCCGCGGCGGCTTCGTGGAGGCGGCCATGCGCGCCGGCGTGCCCATCGTGCCGGTGTGCGTGATGGGGGCAGAGGAGGCCGCGCCCGTCTTCGCCCAGTTCGGGCTGCTCAAGCGGCTCACGGGGCTGCTGTACGTGCCGCTCACACCCACCTTCCCGCACTTCGGGCCGCTGGGGATGCTCGGGTACCTGCCGGCCAAGTTCAAGATCCGCTTTCTCGAGCCCATCCACTTCGAGGGCGACCGCCCGTACGAGGACAAGTCGCGCGTCCAGACCGCCGCGCACGAAGTGCGGGCCCGCATCCAGGAGAACCTCTTCGAGATGGTGTCCAGGCGCTCGTCGGTGTGGTTCGGATGA